A part of Magnetospirillum sp. ME-1 genomic DNA contains:
- a CDS encoding sensor histidine kinase, with translation MVPRHNPIIGRFDDGSGFGRLSVLVGALLVALFWLGLGIDPVIERQFSASGVVPSAEIGRSGNMLLATILVLGMGAMVVLLVQAVYWQRRTAARLKLREAELTEQRDRLRRYVADLERIADVAAHDLQEPLRRMVAYSQLLATHDAAGCDDEVRDYVGHVVDGARRMRALVSGLRDFVSVDSIPRTGEVCSAWVAMGIARQRLAEVLAAAGATLVVDPLPEVEADQASLIEIFVQLLDNAVRYRAASRRPVIHVSVVRDGDMARIKVCDNGMGIDSARMVRMFEIFYRPHSGDEGVAPGIGTGLAVVRRLVERLGGQVWVESEGGEGSSFGFSLRLGARLPDRREEMTAA, from the coding sequence ATGGTGCCTCGGCACAATCCGATCATTGGACGCTTCGACGACGGCAGCGGCTTCGGCCGTCTTTCCGTGCTGGTCGGCGCGCTTCTGGTTGCGTTGTTCTGGCTGGGGCTGGGAATCGATCCCGTCATCGAGCGTCAGTTCTCTGCCTCGGGCGTCGTGCCGTCCGCCGAGATCGGGCGGAGCGGCAACATGCTGCTCGCCACGATCCTGGTGCTGGGCATGGGGGCCATGGTGGTACTGCTGGTCCAGGCGGTGTATTGGCAGCGGCGGACCGCCGCGCGCCTGAAGTTGCGGGAAGCCGAACTGACCGAGCAGCGCGACAGACTGCGCCGCTATGTGGCCGATCTGGAGCGCATCGCCGACGTGGCGGCCCACGATCTGCAGGAGCCCCTGCGCCGCATGGTGGCCTATTCCCAGCTTCTGGCCACCCACGACGCCGCCGGTTGCGACGACGAGGTGCGCGATTATGTCGGTCACGTCGTTGATGGCGCGCGGCGCATGCGGGCGCTGGTCAGCGGGTTGCGCGATTTCGTATCGGTGGATTCCATTCCCCGGACCGGCGAGGTGTGTTCGGCCTGGGTGGCCATGGGCATCGCCCGCCAGCGCCTGGCGGAAGTGCTGGCCGCGGCCGGGGCCACCCTGGTGGTCGATCCGCTGCCCGAGGTCGAGGCCGATCAGGCCTCGCTGATCGAGATTTTCGTTCAGTTGCTGGACAACGCGGTGCGCTACCGCGCCGCGTCGCGCCGGCCGGTGATCCATGTTTCGGTGGTTCGCGACGGCGACATGGCCCGCATCAAGGTTTGCGACAACGGAATGGGCATCGATTCGGCCCGCATGGTCCGCATGTTCGAGATTTTCTACCGCCCCCACAGCGGCGACGAGGGCGTGGCCCCCGGCATCGGCACCGGCTTGGCGGTGGTCCGCCGTCTGGTGGAGCGCCTGGGCGGCCAGGTCTGGGTTGAATCCGAGGGCGGAGAGGGCAGTTCCTTCGGCTTCAGTCTGCGGTTGGGGGCTCGGTTGCCCGACCGCCGGGAGGAGATGACGGCCGCCTGA
- a CDS encoding DUF2794 domain-containing protein — protein sequence MATLIRMSEYRGNTGFVHFERTEITQLLTLYATRVACGDWRDYAIDVRPDGAVFSIYRHALERPLYTVTKSAAGPKGATWSVARSGRIVSRCPSLAGALAALDRAPRPVTS from the coding sequence ATGGCGACATTGATCCGCATGTCCGAGTACCGGGGAAATACCGGGTTCGTTCATTTCGAACGCACCGAGATTACCCAGTTGTTGACCCTATACGCGACGCGGGTGGCCTGTGGAGATTGGCGCGACTACGCCATCGACGTCCGCCCCGACGGCGCGGTGTTCTCCATCTACCGCCACGCCCTCGAGCGTCCCCTTTATACCGTGACCAAATCGGCGGCCGGCCCCAAGGGCGCCACCTGGAGCGTGGCCCGCTCGGGGCGGATCGTATCGCGCTGCCCCAGCCTGGCCGGCGCCCTGGCGGCACTGGACCGGGCGCCTCGCCCCGTCACCTCATAG
- a CDS encoding thioredoxin family protein: MAVTAPLCAGDWAAPDFILPGIDGRNWSLSDIRGERGTVVAFICNHCPYVVAIIDRLVRDAEVLRAEGIGVAAINSNDPVQYPEDSFDNMLVFARAHGIGFPYLFDESQEVARAWGAVCTPDFFGLDRDGRLRYRGRLDESGRLPAARDARRELLDAMRQVAATGRGPEHQVPSMGCSIKWREAP; encoded by the coding sequence ATGGCGGTGACGGCACCCCTTTGCGCCGGGGATTGGGCGGCGCCGGACTTCATCCTGCCCGGCATCGACGGCCGCAACTGGAGCCTGTCCGATATCAGGGGCGAACGCGGCACGGTGGTGGCGTTCATCTGCAACCACTGTCCCTATGTGGTCGCCATCATCGACCGGCTGGTCCGCGACGCGGAGGTGCTGCGCGCCGAAGGCATCGGCGTGGCGGCCATCAATTCCAACGATCCCGTCCAGTACCCCGAGGATTCCTTCGACAACATGCTGGTCTTCGCCCGCGCCCATGGGATCGGCTTCCCCTATCTGTTCGACGAAAGCCAGGAGGTGGCCCGGGCCTGGGGCGCGGTCTGCACCCCGGATTTCTTCGGCCTCGACCGGGACGGCCGCCTGCGCTATCGCGGGCGCCTGGACGAATCCGGCCGCCTGCCCGCCGCTCGGGACGCGCGCCGCGAGTTGCTGGACGCCATGCGGCAGGTGGCGGCCACCGGCCGCGGGCCCGAGCATCAGGTGCCCAGCATGGGCTGTTCGATCAAATGGCGCGAGGCGCCTTGA
- a CDS encoding tetratricopeptide repeat protein, whose product MTEKHDDAAADLLIKEVDEDLRQDELNRLWKKHGGLLTVAAVALVLSVAGWQAWQGWDAKQRQAASSRYSETSTLVEQGKKDEASEVLAKLAAEGPKGYRLLAELRRADMAQQAGDFAAAAALYSKIAADGGVDKVYRDMSAIRAAYLVLDSSDPAAVEKSVEPLAVEASSWRHSAREILALAALKRGDAARAADLLAKIAEDAAAPQGLRTRAAELLAATGQRARS is encoded by the coding sequence TTGACCGAGAAGCACGACGATGCCGCCGCCGACCTCCTGATCAAGGAGGTGGACGAGGATCTCCGGCAGGATGAGCTTAACAGGCTGTGGAAGAAGCACGGCGGCCTGCTGACCGTGGCCGCCGTGGCGCTGGTGCTGTCCGTGGCCGGCTGGCAGGCCTGGCAGGGCTGGGACGCCAAGCAGCGCCAGGCCGCCTCGTCGCGCTATTCCGAGACGTCCACGCTGGTCGAGCAGGGCAAGAAGGACGAGGCGTCGGAAGTGCTGGCCAAGCTGGCCGCCGAGGGACCCAAGGGCTACCGGCTGCTGGCGGAACTGCGCCGCGCCGACATGGCCCAGCAGGCGGGCGATTTCGCCGCCGCCGCCGCGCTGTACTCCAAGATTGCCGCCGATGGCGGGGTGGACAAGGTCTATCGCGACATGTCGGCCATCCGCGCCGCCTATCTGGTTCTGGACAGCAGCGACCCCGCCGCCGTCGAGAAGTCGGTGGAGCCGCTGGCGGTGGAGGCCAGTTCGTGGCGCCACTCCGCCCGCGAAATCCTGGCCCTGGCCGCCCTGAAGCGCGGCGACGCCGCCCGTGCCGCCGATCTGCTGGCCAAGATCGCCGAGGATGCCGCCGCGCCCCAGGGACTGAGGACCCGCGCCGCCGAATTGCTTGCCGCCACCGGGCAACGCGCCAGGAGCTGA